The following proteins are encoded in a genomic region of Ictalurus punctatus breed USDA103 chromosome 15, Coco_2.0, whole genome shotgun sequence:
- the slc2a12 gene encoding solute carrier family 2, facilitated glucose transporter member 12, producing the protein MRILDVAVRTVCRREAGGTEVASKLRKEKKGSHHGDDIVNQRETCCKAALPWWESMDPPAETDRMTSDLLNQADLRAKDVRTHPEKAAPVHTGCGAVLVVCAVSVASLSGLMLGYEMGLISGALLQLREVLALSCLQQEQAVSALLLGAFLLSVVGGTIVDRYGRRFSIILTAVLCTCGTLLSVCAPAFWTLVVGRVVVGMAVALSGTASCLYIAEVAPAAWRGRCVCVYELMVVLGVLLGFGLSWVFAGMVDGWRFTLSGVLVPACLQLIIMPVLPQSPRFLLTRRRQKEARKTLARLRGTIPDMVEEELKVIMAALGTEHHQGFLDLFRSRANMRRRMFVGMALVFLQQATGQPNLLAYASTVLRGVGFYSNEAATLASTGLGVLKLIGTVPAILLVDRVGPKAFLCVGAVVMTLSTAVLGSVTLQTQTQVASLCQSPGQLNQTLMFRGHDAGIRTNTNHTDFLSEQNYTRVQINPLKHTQVPWILNSTEDHRAAVTNSETPADDSWKERSEISFVSLSELTPSLKWISLVSLLIYVAAFSFSLGPMVYVVLSEIFPTGIRGKAVSAVSAFNWAMNLLISMTFLTLTEKIGLPSVIFSYAAMSFVLLIFVIVFVPETKGRSLEQISKELAMKNHLDSTLLCHRWRKKPKTHQSQEEKSLAAV; encoded by the exons ATGCGGATTCTGGACGTGGCCGTTAGGACCGTGTGCCGACGTGAAGCTGGAGGAACAGAAGTGGCTTCAAAGCTgaggaaagagaagaaaggTTCACACCACGGCGATGATATCGTGAATCAGAGGGAAACGTGCTGTAAAG CTGCACTGCCCTGGTGGGAGAGCATGGATCCTCCGGCTGAGACTGACCGaatgacctctgacctcctGAACCAGGCGGATCTGCGTGCCAAGGATGTGCGCACTCACCCTGAGAAAGCTGCACCTGTGCACACAG GTTGTGGAGCAGTGCTGGTGGTGTGCGCGGTGTCCGTGGCCTCCCTCAGTGGACTCATGCTGGGCTATGAGATGGGTCTGATCTCTGGAGCCCTGCTTCAGCTCAGGGAAGTACTGGCACTCTCGTGCCTGCAGCAGGAACAAGCCGTGAGTGCCTTGTTGCTCGGAGCGTTCCTGCTCTCAGTGGTAGGTGGCACCATTGTGGACCGTTACGGACGCCGTTTCTCCATCATCCTCACGGCAGTGCTGTGCACGTGTGGCACACTGCTGAGCGTCTGCGCTCCCGCCTTCTGGACGCTGGTGGTGGGCCGTGTGGTGGTGGGAATGGCTGTGGCACTCTCGGGCACGGCGTCATGTCTGTACATAGCGGAGGTGGCACCTGCCGCCTGGCGTGGGAGGTGCGTATGTGTGTACGAGCTGATGGTGGTCCTGGGTGTCCTGCTGGGATTTGGGCTCAGTTGGGTGTTTGCAGGAATGGTGGACGGTTGGAGGTTCACTTTGAGTGGAGTTCTAGTGCCTGCATGCCTGCAATTGATCATCATGCCTGTGTTGCCCCAAAGCCCGCGCTTTCTCCTGACCAGGCGCAGACAGAAGGAGGCACGGAAAACTCTCGCCCGTTTACGAGGGACCATCCCAGACATGGTGGAGGAAGAGCTGAAGGTCATCATGGCAGCTCTGGGCACTGAGCATCATCAGGGCTTTTTGGATCTATTCCGCTCTCGGGCCAACATGCGGAGGAGGATGTTTGTGGGAATGGCGCTGGTGTTTCTCCAGCAGGCTACAGGTCAGCCCAACCTTCTGGCCTATGCCTCCACAGTGCTGCGTGGAGTGGGATTCTACAGTAACGAGGCTGCTACACTTGCCTCCACCGGCCTCGGTGTGCTTAAACTGATCGGTACAGTCCCAGCAATCTTATTGGTTGACCGGGTCGGCCCCAAAGCTTTCCTTTGCGTAGGTGCTGTTGTCATGACGCTGTCGACGGCAGTTTTGGGCAGCGTAACACTACAAACCCAAACACAAGTGGCCAGCCTGTGCCAGAGCCCAGGCCAGCTAAATCAAACCCTAATGTTTAGGGGACATGATGCTGGCATTAGGACAAACACGAATCATACTGATTTTTTGTCAGAACAGAATTACACTCGCGTtcaaataaaccctttaaaacACACTCAGGTGCCCTGGATTTTAAACTCCACAGAGGACCACAGAGCAGCAGTAACGAACTCAGAGACGCCAGCAGATGATTCTTGGAAAGAGAGATCTGAGATTTCATTCGTGTCATTGAGTGAGCTGACTCCTTCCCTGAAATGGATCTCTCTGGTCAGTCTGCTTATCTATGTGGCAGCTTTCTCCTTCAGCCTGGGACCAA TGGTGTATGTGGTTTTAAGTGAGATTTTCCCCACGGGGATCAGAGGAAAAGCCGTGTCTGCGGTCTCTGCCTTCAACTGGGCCATGAACCTGCTCATATCAATGACCTTCCTCACACTCACAG AGAAGATCGGCCTCCCCAGTGTGATCTTCTCATACGCTGCTATGAGCTTCGTGCTGCTCATATTTGTGATCGTGTTCGTGCCGGAGACGAAGGGCCGCTCACTGGAGCAGATCTCCAAAGAGCTCGCCATGaa
- the sgk1 gene encoding serine/threonine-protein kinase Sgk1 isoform X2 — translation MRSSERRKAFMKQRKMGLNDFIQKLATSSYACKHPEVDSILTLTPPQDPELMTSNPSPPPSPSQQINLGPSSNPTAKPSDFNFLKVIGKGSFGKVLLARHHGDDKFYAVKVLQKKAILKKKEEKHIMSERNVLLKNVKHPFLVGLHYSFQTADKLYFVLDYINGGELFYHLQRERCFLEPRARFYAAEIASALGYLHSLNIVYRDLKPENILLDSQGHIILTDFGLCKENIEPNGTTSTFCGTPEYLAPEVLHKQPYDRTVDWWCLGAVLYEMLYGLPPFYSRNTAEMYDNILNKPLQLKPNISNAARHLLEGLLQKDRTKRLGCTDDFNEIKNHMFFSPINWDDLNAKKLTPPFNPNVTGPNDLRHFDPEFTDEPVPSSIGCSPDSALVTASISDAAEAFLGFSYAPTMDSYL, via the exons ATGAGGAGCAGCGAGCGACGCAAAG ctTTTATGAAACAGAGGAAAATGGGACTGAATGATTTTATTCAGAAACTGGCGACCAGCTCCTACGCCTGCAAGCA CCCAGAGGTAGACTCCATCCTGACCTTGACACCACCTCAAGATCCCGAGCTAATGACGAGCAACCCTTCTCCTCCT CCCAGTCCGTCTCAGCAGATAAACCTGGGGCCTTCGTCCAACCCGACCGCTAAGCCCTCAGACTTCAACTTCCTGAAGGTTATCGGAAAAGGCAGCTTCGGAAAAGTTCTTCTGGCTCGCCATCACGGCGATGACAAATTCTACGCGGTTAAAGTGCTACAGAAGAAAGCCATCCTGAAGAAGAAAGAG GAGAAACACATCATGTCCGAGCGGAACGTGTTACTGAAAAACGTGAAGCACCCGTTCCTCGTGGGCCTGCATTACTCTTTCCAAACTGCCGACAAACTGTACTTTGTGCTGGACTACATCAATGGTGGAGAG cTGTTCTATCACCTTCAGAGGGAACGGTGCTTTCTGGAACCCCGTGCCCGTTTCTACGCTGCTGAAATCGCCAGCGCTCTGGGCTACCTGCACTCCCTGAACATCGTCTACAGGGACCTGAAGCCCGAAAACATCCTCCTGGACTCGCAAGGACACATCATCCTAACAGACTTCGGCTTGTGCAAGGAGAACATAGAGCCTAACGGAACCACGTCCACGTTCTGTGGGACGCCGGAG TATTTGGCTCCGGAGGTGTTGCATAAGCAGCCGTATGACCGGACAGTGGACTGGTGGTGTTTGGGCGCCGTGCTCTATGAAATGCTGTATGGCTTG CCTCCATTTTATAGCCGCAACACAGCGGAGATGTACGACAACATCCTGAACAAGCCGCTGCAGCTGAAGCCCAACATTTCCAATGCTGCCCGCCATCTGCTGGAGGGTCTTCTGCAGAAGGACCGTACCAAGAGGCTAGGCTGCACAGATGACTTT aatGAGATCAAGAACCACATGTTCTTCTCCCCTATTAACTGGGACGATCTGAATGCTAAGAAGCTCACCCCTCCCTTCAACCCCAACGTG aCTGGCCCCAACGACCTGCGACACTTCGACCCAGAGTTTACAGACGAGCCAGTGCCGAGCTCCATCGGCTGCTCCCCAGACAGCGCTCTGGTGACGGCCAGCATCAGCGACGCGGCCGAGGCCTTTCTGGGCTTCTCCTACGCTCCTACTATGGACTCGTACTTGTAG
- the sgk1 gene encoding serine/threonine-protein kinase Sgk1 isoform X3, with translation MKQRKMGLNDFIQKLATSSYACKHPEVDSILTLTPPQDPELMTSNPSPPPSPSQQINLGPSSNPTAKPSDFNFLKVIGKGSFGKVLLARHHGDDKFYAVKVLQKKAILKKKEEKHIMSERNVLLKNVKHPFLVGLHYSFQTADKLYFVLDYINGGELFYHLQRERCFLEPRARFYAAEIASALGYLHSLNIVYRDLKPENILLDSQGHIILTDFGLCKENIEPNGTTSTFCGTPEYLAPEVLHKQPYDRTVDWWCLGAVLYEMLYGLPPFYSRNTAEMYDNILNKPLQLKPNISNAARHLLEGLLQKDRTKRLGCTDDFNEIKNHMFFSPINWDDLNAKKLTPPFNPNVTGPNDLRHFDPEFTDEPVPSSIGCSPDSALVTASISDAAEAFLGFSYAPTMDSYL, from the exons ATGAAACAGAGGAAAATGGGACTGAATGATTTTATTCAGAAACTGGCGACCAGCTCCTACGCCTGCAAGCA CCCAGAGGTAGACTCCATCCTGACCTTGACACCACCTCAAGATCCCGAGCTAATGACGAGCAACCCTTCTCCTCCT CCCAGTCCGTCTCAGCAGATAAACCTGGGGCCTTCGTCCAACCCGACCGCTAAGCCCTCAGACTTCAACTTCCTGAAGGTTATCGGAAAAGGCAGCTTCGGAAAAGTTCTTCTGGCTCGCCATCACGGCGATGACAAATTCTACGCGGTTAAAGTGCTACAGAAGAAAGCCATCCTGAAGAAGAAAGAG GAGAAACACATCATGTCCGAGCGGAACGTGTTACTGAAAAACGTGAAGCACCCGTTCCTCGTGGGCCTGCATTACTCTTTCCAAACTGCCGACAAACTGTACTTTGTGCTGGACTACATCAATGGTGGAGAG cTGTTCTATCACCTTCAGAGGGAACGGTGCTTTCTGGAACCCCGTGCCCGTTTCTACGCTGCTGAAATCGCCAGCGCTCTGGGCTACCTGCACTCCCTGAACATCGTCTACAGGGACCTGAAGCCCGAAAACATCCTCCTGGACTCGCAAGGACACATCATCCTAACAGACTTCGGCTTGTGCAAGGAGAACATAGAGCCTAACGGAACCACGTCCACGTTCTGTGGGACGCCGGAG TATTTGGCTCCGGAGGTGTTGCATAAGCAGCCGTATGACCGGACAGTGGACTGGTGGTGTTTGGGCGCCGTGCTCTATGAAATGCTGTATGGCTTG CCTCCATTTTATAGCCGCAACACAGCGGAGATGTACGACAACATCCTGAACAAGCCGCTGCAGCTGAAGCCCAACATTTCCAATGCTGCCCGCCATCTGCTGGAGGGTCTTCTGCAGAAGGACCGTACCAAGAGGCTAGGCTGCACAGATGACTTT aatGAGATCAAGAACCACATGTTCTTCTCCCCTATTAACTGGGACGATCTGAATGCTAAGAAGCTCACCCCTCCCTTCAACCCCAACGTG aCTGGCCCCAACGACCTGCGACACTTCGACCCAGAGTTTACAGACGAGCCAGTGCCGAGCTCCATCGGCTGCTCCCCAGACAGCGCTCTGGTGACGGCCAGCATCAGCGACGCGGCCGAGGCCTTTCTGGGCTTCTCCTACGCTCCTACTATGGACTCGTACTTGTAG
- the sgk1 gene encoding serine/threonine-protein kinase Sgk1 isoform X1, translating into MTIQTETSVSAPAMTYSKTRGLVANLSAFMKQRKMGLNDFIQKLATSSYACKHPEVDSILTLTPPQDPELMTSNPSPPPSPSQQINLGPSSNPTAKPSDFNFLKVIGKGSFGKVLLARHHGDDKFYAVKVLQKKAILKKKEEKHIMSERNVLLKNVKHPFLVGLHYSFQTADKLYFVLDYINGGELFYHLQRERCFLEPRARFYAAEIASALGYLHSLNIVYRDLKPENILLDSQGHIILTDFGLCKENIEPNGTTSTFCGTPEYLAPEVLHKQPYDRTVDWWCLGAVLYEMLYGLPPFYSRNTAEMYDNILNKPLQLKPNISNAARHLLEGLLQKDRTKRLGCTDDFNEIKNHMFFSPINWDDLNAKKLTPPFNPNVTGPNDLRHFDPEFTDEPVPSSIGCSPDSALVTASISDAAEAFLGFSYAPTMDSYL; encoded by the exons ATGACCATCCAAACGGAGACGAGCGTGAGCGCTCCGGCGATGACCTACTCTAAAACAAGGGGACTGGTGGCTAATCTCAGCG ctTTTATGAAACAGAGGAAAATGGGACTGAATGATTTTATTCAGAAACTGGCGACCAGCTCCTACGCCTGCAAGCA CCCAGAGGTAGACTCCATCCTGACCTTGACACCACCTCAAGATCCCGAGCTAATGACGAGCAACCCTTCTCCTCCT CCCAGTCCGTCTCAGCAGATAAACCTGGGGCCTTCGTCCAACCCGACCGCTAAGCCCTCAGACTTCAACTTCCTGAAGGTTATCGGAAAAGGCAGCTTCGGAAAAGTTCTTCTGGCTCGCCATCACGGCGATGACAAATTCTACGCGGTTAAAGTGCTACAGAAGAAAGCCATCCTGAAGAAGAAAGAG GAGAAACACATCATGTCCGAGCGGAACGTGTTACTGAAAAACGTGAAGCACCCGTTCCTCGTGGGCCTGCATTACTCTTTCCAAACTGCCGACAAACTGTACTTTGTGCTGGACTACATCAATGGTGGAGAG cTGTTCTATCACCTTCAGAGGGAACGGTGCTTTCTGGAACCCCGTGCCCGTTTCTACGCTGCTGAAATCGCCAGCGCTCTGGGCTACCTGCACTCCCTGAACATCGTCTACAGGGACCTGAAGCCCGAAAACATCCTCCTGGACTCGCAAGGACACATCATCCTAACAGACTTCGGCTTGTGCAAGGAGAACATAGAGCCTAACGGAACCACGTCCACGTTCTGTGGGACGCCGGAG TATTTGGCTCCGGAGGTGTTGCATAAGCAGCCGTATGACCGGACAGTGGACTGGTGGTGTTTGGGCGCCGTGCTCTATGAAATGCTGTATGGCTTG CCTCCATTTTATAGCCGCAACACAGCGGAGATGTACGACAACATCCTGAACAAGCCGCTGCAGCTGAAGCCCAACATTTCCAATGCTGCCCGCCATCTGCTGGAGGGTCTTCTGCAGAAGGACCGTACCAAGAGGCTAGGCTGCACAGATGACTTT aatGAGATCAAGAACCACATGTTCTTCTCCCCTATTAACTGGGACGATCTGAATGCTAAGAAGCTCACCCCTCCCTTCAACCCCAACGTG aCTGGCCCCAACGACCTGCGACACTTCGACCCAGAGTTTACAGACGAGCCAGTGCCGAGCTCCATCGGCTGCTCCCCAGACAGCGCTCTGGTGACGGCCAGCATCAGCGACGCGGCCGAGGCCTTTCTGGGCTTCTCCTACGCTCCTACTATGGACTCGTACTTGTAG